A genomic window from Vanessa atalanta chromosome 7, ilVanAtal1.2, whole genome shotgun sequence includes:
- the LOC125065407 gene encoding ubiquitin carboxyl-terminal hydrolase 1 gives MPVNSLSETKQGVQKAKFSLSLNRNNAKELNNENKKATNLKQTSSQECFENKENKPSKRPLNNTYFNTLNAAKRLKPLIEAVKHTEVSTKSQLIVLEPSLSNSAMLNGHHPSDNQYGGSTQWKTPIATLSNLGNTCFLNSVLYTLRYAPQFVHNLHHLVSDLSRVEQKLGSIRLKSSSLGRSAAGLASSGTRSWSSKDLLSLGQSDSNAGKSKIQIATEKLHETYLSLRAAESKCLNSSAADASPEPYAADAFLAALREVNSTFEGNRQQDAHELLVCILDSIRETCRALSQRASRLPLQENGDSNGLGRQPCLDGDGGKTLGNLRKSWKKRKEVKTNDKRNSPSEERAPSPDPEKDERSRPGWDFVADDFEGTMVVRTMCLECEAVTEKAQAVCELCVPVGDDDAPDEPFRAACLSSEYLRDQNKYWCERCLRYNEARRSVAYSRLPRLLVLQLKRFSGGMEKITRHAPTPLLMPCFCEPCAKRPPEHPPTHRYILWAVIMHLGQTLTGGHYVAYARDSSHGESKCEREGGGDATSANSGSSFMRTLFNRQRPPPAGCTANECCVPRPRPEACWLACDDDLVKPISNEEFEDLLSAEPKMRSAATPYLLFYVKSEVG, from the exons ATGCCAGTTAATTCGCTGTCGGAAACAAAACAGGGAGTTCAAAAAGCTAAATTTTCACTATCACTTAACAGAAATAATGCAAAAGAATTAAACAACGAAAATAAGAAAGctactaatttaaaacaaacctcTTCCCAAGAGTGTttcgaaaataaagaaaataaacctTCGAAGAGGCCATTAAATAACACTTACTTTAATACATTGAATGCAGCCAAGAGATTAAAACCTCTGATAGAAGCAGTGAAACATACAg aAGTGTCAACCAAGTCCCAGCTGATTGTGCTTGAGCCGTCTCTAAGTAACTCTGCCATGTTGAATGGCCACCACCCATCAGATAACCAATATGGAGGGAGTACACAATGGAAGACCCCCATTGCCACTCTCTCCAATCTTGGAAAcacttgttttttaaatagtgtgCTCTATACTTtaag aTATGCCCCACAATTCGTCCACAACCTTCATCACCTGGTATCTGATCTTAGTAGAGTTGAGCAAAAACTAGGTAGTATCAGATTAAAAAGCTCCTCCCTGGGTCGAAGTGCAGCAGGTCTTGCTTCATCTGGAACAAGATCTTGGAGCAGCAAGGATTTACTTTCTTTGGGACAGTCTGATAGTAACGCTGGAAAGAGTAAAATACAg ATAGCAACAGAGAAACTTCATGAAACTTACTTAAGCTTGCGAGCAGCTGAAAGTAAATGTCTGAACAGCAGTGCAGCAGATGCAAGCCCTGAACCTTATGCTGCGGATGCCTTTCTTGCAGCACTGAGAGAAGTAAACTCAACTTTTGAAG gtaacCGACAACAAGATGCGCATGAGCTACTGGTGTGTATTCTGGACAGCATCCGCGAAACGTGTCGCGCGCTTAGTCAACGAGCTTCACGACTACCCTTACAGGAGAATGGAGATAG CAATGGGTTAGGTCGCCAGCCATGTCTAGATGGTGACGGTGGGAAGACGTTAGGAAACTTACGCAAGTCCTGGAAGAAACGCAAAGAAGTTAAAACAAACGATAAACGTAATTCACCTTCAGAAGAGCGAGCACCTTCACCTGATCCAGAAAAAGATGAAAGATCACGACCGGGTTGGGATTTTGTGGCAGATGATTTTGAAG GTACAATGGTAGTGAGGACGATGTGTCTTGAATGCGAAGCTGTTACGGAAAAAGCGCAAGCGGTCTGCGAGCTGTGCGTGCCCGTCGGCGACGACGACGCACCCGACGAGCCCTTCCGTGCCGCATGCCTCTCCAGCGAATATTTGCGTGATCAGAACAAG tattgGTGTGAACGTTGTCTACGTTACAATGAGGCGAGACGAAGTGTAGCATACTCGCGATTGCCCAGGCTATTGGTACTCCAACTAAAGCGGTTCAGCGGCGGCATGGAAAAAATCACTCGACACGCTCCCACTCCACTACTCATGCCATGCTTTTGCGAGCCCTGCGCTAAGCGACCACCAGAACACCCACCTACTCATag ATACATTCTCTGGGCAGTTATAATGCACCTCGGCCAGACTCTCACCGGCGGTCACTACGTGGCGTACGCTCGCGACAGCTCGCACGGAGAGAGCAAATGCGAGCGCGAAGGCGGTGGCGACGCGACCAGCGCCAATAGCGGCTCCAGTTTCATGCGCACACTGTTCAACCGCCAACGGCCGCCACCTGCCGGCTGCACCGCCAACGAGTGCTGCGTGCCCCGCCCCCGACCTGAAGCCTGCTGGCTCGCCTGCGACGACGATCTCGTTAAGCCGATATCCAACGAAGAGTTCGAAGACCTCCTCTCTGCGGAGCCCAAGATGAGATCCGCCGCTACGCCCTACCTCCTGTTCTACGTCAAAAGCGAAGTCGGCTAG